The region GCGGAAGATCTCAGTCCTTCTGACCGAGGAAGTTGCCGTTGCCCAGTGCAGGCTCCACTTCGCGGTGGGGGCGGGCAATGATGTGAGCAGCCACGAGGCCGTCGCCGACGCGCTCGCAGGCATCAGCGCCGGCGCGCACAGCAGCGTTCACAGCGCCGGTTTCGCCGCGCACCAGAACGGTGACGTAGCCGCCGCCGACGAACTCACGACCGATCAGGCGCACTTCGGCAGCCTTGGTCATGGCATCAGCTGCCTCGATGGCGGGGACCAGACCGCGGGTCTCGATCATGCCGAGGGCGATGCCCATGGTTTCGTTAGCCATTGCCTACCGGGAGAAGGGGTGGAATGTTCGCTCGGGACATTGGTCCGCCAGATCCCTTCCCGTCAAGCAATTGGGCACACAGCCAAGATCACTGTCCATAGTGAACCTGATAAGCCCGGCTTATCACCCTGTCCCTCACTGTTCCGCACTGCTGTGGTAGTTCCTGTGATCACATCCGCACAAGTCGTTGCCGCGACAAGCCTTGATGCATACCTTCACCTGAACGAATGGTCCTGATGCCATTGGCTGAGGGGTGGAATGTTCAACCCATGCCATTCGGTTCTGATGGTGATCGAAAAATACCTACCGCTAAACCCCACAATGGTGAGCCTTTCTGAGCTCTCCGTTCGGTGCGACGTCTAACCATTGCCACCGGCAACCCCATCAAGGTCGCCGAGATTGAAGCAATGCTTGGACCGTTGCGTCTCGAGGTCCAGCGTCAACCCAATGATCTCGACGTTGACGAGACAGGAGCGACTTATCTGGAGAACGCTTCATTGAAAGCCAGTGCCGCTGCGTTGCGCACCAACGAATGGGCCCTGGCGGATGATTCCGGCTTGGAAGTTGATGCCTTACGCGGTGCCCCGGGTTTGTTTTCCGCCCGTTACGCCAGCGGCAACGACGCCAAAATTCAGCGTCTACTGGAGGAACTCAACAGTTCCCCCTATCGGAGTGCCTGTTTCCGCAGCACGATGGTGATCAGCGATCCTTCCGGCACTTGTGTGGCCTCAGCCGAAGGGGTCTGCTGGGGTGAACTGCTGCTGAAACCGGCCTATGCCGGCGGTGGCTTCGAATCGCTGTTGTGGGTGCGGGAAGCCCGTTGCACCTACGGGGAGCTCAACGCAGCCCAACTCACCCGTCTGGGGAGCCGTGGCAAAGCGGCACGCGCCCTGGCACCGGATCTTCGACGCCTGCTGAGATTGAACTGAGGCTCAGCGCAACGTGGAACGTCGGTTGACGGTTTCAATGGCCCGCATAGCCGCAGCAGCAGCCTCCTCCACATCCCCTTCCCGTCCGGCCAGGGTGAGCCGGCCAAAGGCACCGACGGCTTTCACGTCCACCAAGGTGATGTTGGACGCTTTTTCCGCTTCATTCGCCGCAATCAGTACGTAGCCAGCGGGCTCTGTTTCGAGAATGAACATGCTCATGCCGGCCTCGATCATCGAGCCACGGCGGTTCTGGCGGTTGATCAACACCGCATGATCCGGGGTGATCGCCCGGATCACCTCCGTCCAACTCACATCAGCGGGGGAACGCTGCTCGATGGTGCTGCCGATCGCTTCCAGCACCACATCACCGGAATGAAGCACCGTGCTCTGGTCACGGTGATAAAGCGCCATCGATCCGAAGGCACGTTCCACCACCATCTGGCCAAGGCGCACATCACTCGCCTTGAGGGCGATGTCCGTCACGCGGTGAACCGCCATACCCGGCGACACCTCCATCCACAGACAGGCATCGCCCGGAATGGGCAGAAATCCTTGGCTCACCGAACCCATGTAAGCCGCCAATTGAGGCTGCAATGAGTCGATGAACACATGGGTGCGCAGCTCGATCGACTGCACATGGCTGTTCTGGCGTTGCAACCTGGGGGATTCGGAATCCGTGGTCACAACACAACTCGCACCTCCCTGGGGAGGTTTCACCTCAGTGCCGGTCACGAGAGCGCTTCCACCGCGCCGCCGCTCCCGGGCCTCGAAGCTGGCGAAACGGGTCATGGCGGGGAGTGTACCGGATGAATTCGGTGTTTCCGGCTGTGATCACAGCCGTGGGAAGCGGTCTTGCGTGCCGAAGCGCAGCCGATACTGTCCGCTTATCAACACTGAGGACTCCGGTGATGAGCGAGCAATCCCCCCTGAATGCGGTTGAGTTGAATGCCGACCAGGCCCTGGGCATGGTCAGTTTCGGCTTGATGCAACGGCTGGCCAAGGATGGACAGGTGGATCTGCCCTGGCTGGAGACCGCCGTGGACAGCGAGGTGGAACGGGCCCGGCAGCTACGCCAACGCCTGGAGCTCACCGCCCTGGCCATCAACACCGGCGCACCGCTCACCACAGCGGAGGTCACCCTGCTGCTGGGGGCCCGCCCTGGCAGCGAGCAGGTTGAGCGTGGCGGACTGATGGCGCGGCGCGTCAGCCGCAACGTCTGGCGGCTCAGCAAGCTGGAGGACAGCGATCGTTCCGACCGCTACGACGGCTTCCGCCGTCGCCTCTGATCCGGAAGAGTTTCAGGGGCTGAGCGTCACCAGCCCGCTGCCGAGGTCAGGTTGTGGGCTGATTCCTCGGGACATGGCCGATGGCCGGGCCAACCCTGCTGAAGGAAAGCGGACCGCGGGAGGTGTTCTGCGGTCTTACCTCGATTGTGTGGCTGCACCGGCGCATGCCGGATGCCTTTTTTCTTGTTGTGGGGTCACGGACCTGCGCACACCTGATCCAAAGCGCCGCCGGCGTGATGATCTTTGCCGAACCTCGGTTTGGCACCGCCATTCTCAGCGAGCGGGATCTGGCGGGCCTGGCGGACGCCTATGAGGAACTGGACCGTGTGGCTCGGGAACTGCTGCAGCGGCGCCCAGAGATCCGCACCCTGTTTCTGGTGGGGTCCTGCCCCAGTGAGGTGATCAAGCTGGACCTAGCCCGGGCGGCCGAGCGGCTCAACGACGAACTGCAGGGCCGCGTGCGGGTGGTGAATTACTCCGGCAGCGGCATCGAAACCACCTTCACCCAAGGGGAGGATGGAGCGTTGGCGGCATTGGTGCCGCTGCTGCCCAGCAGCGCTGAACGGCAGCTGCTGCTGGTGGGCACCCTCGCCGACGCTGTAGAGGATCGCCTGATCCACTTGTTCGGACGCCTGGGGATCGACAGGGTCCGCAGCCTGCCGCCGCGCCAGTCGACCGCGCTGCCACCGGTGGGCCCCGGAACCACCGTGCTGCTCACCCAGCCGTTCCTCACCGACACCGCCCGCCTGCTGCGCAACCGCGGCGCCACGGTACTCACCGCCCCCTTCCCGCTGGGAGCGGAGGGCAGTCGACGCTGGATGGAGGCGGCCGCCCAAGCCTTCGAGGTGGCACCCAGCCACGTGGCAACTGTGCTGGATCCCCTGATGGAGCGGGCGCGCATCGCCCTGGAACCCCATAGGGAGGTGCTGGCGGGCAAGCGCATCTTCCTGTTGCCCGAATCACAGCTGGAGCTTCCCCTGGCCCGTTTTCTGCAGCGGGAATGCGGCATGGAGCTGGTGGAAGTGGGCACGCCATACCTGAACCGCGATCAGATGGCCGAGGAGCTGGCCCTGCTGCCGGAGGGCACCCCCGTGATGGAGGGACAGCACGTGGAGCTGCAGCTCGACCGGGTGCGTGACAGCGCACCGGATTTGGTGGTCTGCGGCATGGGGCTGGCCAATCCGCTGGAGGCCGAGGGCATCGCCACCAAGTGGTCGATCGAGCTGGTGTTCAGTCCGATTCACGGCATCGACCAGGCCGGAGACCTGGCGGAGCTCTTCTCCAGGCCATTGCGGCGTCGCCAACTGATTCACCCCGGGCTTCATCCGACACAACCCGACCAACCCGTGCACGCCTGACACCATGGATCTCACGCTCTGGACCTACGAAGGACCACCCCATGTGGGGGCCATGCGCATCGCCGCCTCCATGCAAGGGGTGCACTACGTGTTGCATGCACCGCAGGGCGACACCTACGCCGACCTGCTGTTCACGATGATCGAACGGCGCGGCCAGCGCCCGCCGGTGACCTACACCACCTTTCAGGCCCGGGACCTGGGTGGCGACACGGCCGAACTGGTGAAGCGCCATGTGCGGGAAGCGGTGGACCGCTTCCAACCCGATGCACTGCTGGTGGGGGAAAGCTGCACGGCTGAACTGATCCAGGACCAACCCGGTGCCCTGGCGCAGGGCATGGGGCTGACCATGCCGGTGGTGAGCCTTGAACTGCCGGCTTACAGCAAAAAGGAGAACTGGGGCGCCTCAGAAACCCTCTATCAGTTGGTGCGGGGTCTGCTGAAACAACAGGTGCCGGCTGAGCCGAAGCATGACCCCAAGCGCTGGCAGCAACAGGGGCGTCGACCACGGGTGAATCTGCTGGGCCCGTCCTTGCTCGGGTTCCGCTGCCGCGATGACGTGCTGGAGGTGCAGACGCTGCTCACGATGCACGGCATCGATGTGGCGGTCGTCGCCCC is a window of Synechococcus sp. A15-24 DNA encoding:
- a CDS encoding BMC domain-containing protein, producing MANETMGIALGMIETRGLVPAIEAADAMTKAAEVRLIGREFVGGGYVTVLVRGETGAVNAAVRAGADACERVGDGLVAAHIIARPHREVEPALGNGNFLGQKD
- a CDS encoding non-canonical purine NTP pyrophosphatase; this translates as MRRLTIATGNPIKVAEIEAMLGPLRLEVQRQPNDLDVDETGATYLENASLKASAAALRTNEWALADDSGLEVDALRGAPGLFSARYASGNDAKIQRLLEELNSSPYRSACFRSTMVISDPSGTCVASAEGVCWGELLLKPAYAGGGFESLLWVREARCTYGELNAAQLTRLGSRGKAARALAPDLRRLLRLN
- a CDS encoding BMC domain-containing protein — encoded protein: MTRFASFEARERRRGGSALVTGTEVKPPQGGASCVVTTDSESPRLQRQNSHVQSIELRTHVFIDSLQPQLAAYMGSVSQGFLPIPGDACLWMEVSPGMAVHRVTDIALKASDVRLGQMVVERAFGSMALYHRDQSTVLHSGDVVLEAIGSTIEQRSPADVSWTEVIRAITPDHAVLINRQNRRGSMIEAGMSMFILETEPAGYVLIAANEAEKASNITLVDVKAVGAFGRLTLAGREGDVEEAAAAAMRAIETVNRRSTLR
- a CDS encoding ferredoxin:protochlorophyllide reductase (ATP-dependent) subunit N; the protein is MAGPTLLKESGPREVFCGLTSIVWLHRRMPDAFFLVVGSRTCAHLIQSAAGVMIFAEPRFGTAILSERDLAGLADAYEELDRVARELLQRRPEIRTLFLVGSCPSEVIKLDLARAAERLNDELQGRVRVVNYSGSGIETTFTQGEDGALAALVPLLPSSAERQLLLVGTLADAVEDRLIHLFGRLGIDRVRSLPPRQSTALPPVGPGTTVLLTQPFLTDTARLLRNRGATVLTAPFPLGAEGSRRWMEAAAQAFEVAPSHVATVLDPLMERARIALEPHREVLAGKRIFLLPESQLELPLARFLQRECGMELVEVGTPYLNRDQMAEELALLPEGTPVMEGQHVELQLDRVRDSAPDLVVCGMGLANPLEAEGIATKWSIELVFSPIHGIDQAGDLAELFSRPLRRRQLIHPGLHPTQPDQPVHA